The following are encoded together in the Streptomyces tsukubensis genome:
- a CDS encoding C40 family peptidase, with translation MRKLWVVGGLVAGAGLSFIALLVVGTFIVAGSLSGGGGGGAGGGGRVGLAKGAVPASYQSLVQKWGTLCPAINPALLAAQLYQESGWNPKAQSPAAAQGIAQFIPGTWATHGVDGDGDGDKDVWDPEDAIPSAASYDCKLADYVKDAAGSATENMLAAYNAGAYAVIKYSGVPPYSETQNYVKTITDLSKSFAKPVGRVAPSQQAAAAITYAQKKLGTLYLWGGNGTAAQGGRFDCSGLTKAAYETVGVTLPRVANDQYNAGEHPKRDELLPGDLVFFSDNLTDSRTIRHVGIYVGGGYMIDAPRTGAKIRFDPIDTPDYFGATRVTAAGAEALPGDRSKSDDGQGSSELAQGE, from the coding sequence GTGCGGAAACTCTGGGTTGTCGGAGGCCTGGTGGCCGGGGCCGGGCTGAGCTTCATCGCCCTGCTCGTCGTCGGCACGTTCATCGTGGCCGGAAGCCTGTCGGGTGGTGGCGGCGGTGGCGCCGGCGGTGGTGGTCGGGTGGGGCTCGCCAAGGGGGCCGTGCCCGCCTCGTACCAGTCGCTCGTGCAGAAGTGGGGGACTCTCTGTCCCGCCATCAACCCGGCTCTGCTCGCCGCGCAGCTCTACCAGGAGAGCGGCTGGAACCCCAAGGCGCAGAGCCCCGCGGCCGCTCAGGGCATAGCGCAGTTCATCCCGGGGACGTGGGCCACGCACGGCGTGGACGGTGACGGTGACGGCGACAAGGACGTCTGGGATCCGGAGGACGCGATCCCGTCGGCCGCCTCGTACGACTGCAAGCTCGCCGACTACGTGAAGGACGCGGCGGGCAGCGCGACGGAGAACATGCTCGCCGCCTACAACGCGGGGGCGTACGCCGTCATCAAGTACTCGGGTGTGCCGCCGTACAGCGAGACGCAGAACTACGTGAAGACCATCACCGACCTGTCCAAGAGTTTCGCCAAGCCCGTGGGGCGGGTGGCTCCCTCTCAGCAGGCGGCCGCGGCCATCACCTACGCGCAGAAGAAGCTCGGCACCCTTTATCTGTGGGGTGGCAACGGGACCGCCGCCCAGGGTGGCCGTTTCGACTGCTCCGGGCTGACGAAGGCCGCCTACGAGACCGTGGGTGTCACGCTGCCGCGCGTCGCCAACGACCAGTACAACGCGGGGGAGCACCCCAAGCGGGACGAGCTGCTCCCGGGTGACCTGGTCTTCTTCTCCGACAACCTGACCGATTCGCGGACCATCCGGCATGTGGGGATATACGTCGGTGGCGGCTACATGATCGACGCTCCCAGGACCGGCGCGAAGATCCGGTTCGACCCCATTGACACCCCCGACTACTTCGGGGCCACCAGGGTCACCGCAGCCGGCGCCGAGGCCCTGCCCGGCGACAGGTCCAAGTCGGACGACGGGCAGGGCAGCAGTGAGCTGGCTCAGGGTGAGTAG
- a CDS encoding FAD-binding oxidoreductase, whose amino-acid sequence MHMIPNQRPADSGRPGRRTVLSAAAATLLTTGAATALTGCDSPDTGAKPGGATGDDKPRSPSTAPSASRTTSPPTSRTWSALSSALEGHLVRPGDTEWTTARRLYNTRFESLRPAAVAYVAHPADIRTALEFARAHGTPVAIRSGGHSYAGWSSGNGRLIVDVSRLSAVRASGDSAVTGAGARLIDVYRALAAKGTTIPAGSCPSVGISGLTLGGGHGVVSRAYGLTCDNLTGARIVTADGRERDVTNKGQDSDLFWALRGAGNGNFGIVTELRFRTHPAPRAVSAYLSWPWTSAGAVLRAWQRWGPDQPDEIWSSAHLDSSPGDGNQSVSVSAFSLGTFGELQNALDRLTDHVGAPARTTRLTRHSYSEAMDIYAGCSGFRSDEACHLPGAVPGREERGALVRETYAARSDFYDRDLPEAATRALIGRVEKVKEGSGNVSFTALGGAVNRVSPTATAFVHRRSRTLAQYIASWPPGTEGARANSWLKDTHAAMRPWASGAAYQNYTDATLTDWRRAYYGESAGRLEKLKERYDPDRLFTFPQAI is encoded by the coding sequence ATGCACATGATCCCGAACCAGCGGCCCGCGGACTCCGGCCGTCCCGGCCGCCGCACGGTGCTCAGCGCGGCGGCGGCCACCCTGCTCACCACGGGGGCGGCGACCGCGCTGACCGGCTGCGACAGCCCGGACACCGGCGCGAAGCCCGGCGGCGCCACCGGCGACGACAAGCCGCGGAGCCCCTCCACCGCCCCCTCCGCGTCCCGCACCACCTCTCCGCCGACCTCCCGTACCTGGTCCGCGCTCTCCTCCGCACTCGAAGGACACCTCGTCAGACCGGGTGACACGGAGTGGACGACGGCCAGGCGCCTCTACAACACCCGCTTCGAATCGCTGCGCCCCGCCGCGGTCGCCTACGTGGCACACCCCGCCGACATCCGCACGGCCCTGGAGTTCGCCCGCGCACACGGCACCCCCGTCGCCATCCGCAGCGGCGGCCACTCCTACGCGGGATGGTCCTCGGGCAACGGCAGGCTCATCGTCGACGTGTCCCGGCTCTCCGCCGTCAGGGCGTCGGGGGACAGCGCGGTGACGGGAGCGGGAGCCCGGCTCATCGATGTCTACAGGGCCCTGGCCGCGAAGGGCACGACGATACCGGCGGGCTCCTGCCCGTCCGTCGGGATCTCCGGTCTCACCCTGGGCGGCGGCCACGGAGTCGTCTCCCGTGCGTACGGGCTGACCTGCGACAACCTCACCGGCGCCCGTATCGTCACGGCGGACGGCAGAGAACGGGACGTAACGAACAAGGGCCAGGACAGCGACCTCTTCTGGGCGCTGCGAGGCGCGGGCAACGGCAACTTCGGCATCGTCACGGAGCTCCGCTTCCGTACCCACCCCGCCCCGCGCGCCGTCTCCGCGTATCTGTCCTGGCCCTGGACCTCGGCCGGCGCCGTCCTGCGCGCCTGGCAGAGGTGGGGCCCGGACCAGCCGGACGAGATCTGGTCCTCGGCCCACCTGGACAGCTCCCCCGGCGACGGCAACCAGTCCGTCTCGGTGAGCGCCTTCTCCCTCGGTACGTTCGGCGAGTTGCAGAACGCCCTCGACCGGCTCACCGACCACGTGGGCGCCCCCGCCCGCACGACCCGGCTCACCCGCCACTCCTACAGCGAGGCCATGGACATCTACGCGGGCTGCTCGGGCTTCCGCAGCGACGAGGCCTGCCACCTCCCGGGGGCCGTCCCCGGGCGGGAGGAGCGAGGCGCGCTGGTCCGCGAGACGTACGCGGCCCGCTCGGACTTCTACGACCGTGACCTGCCGGAAGCGGCGACACGGGCGCTGATCGGCCGAGTCGAGAAGGTCAAGGAGGGGAGCGGCAATGTGTCGTTCACCGCGCTGGGTGGCGCGGTCAACCGGGTATCGCCCACCGCGACGGCGTTCGTGCACCGCCGCAGCAGGACCCTCGCGCAGTACATCGCGTCCTGGCCGCCGGGCACGGAGGGCGCACGCGCCAACAGTTGGCTGAAAGACACGCACGCGGCGATGCGCCCCTGGGCCTCGGGCGCCGCATACCAGAACTACACGGACGCGACCCTGACCGACTGGCGCCGGGCGTACTACGGCGAATCGGCGGGACGGCTGGAGAAACTGAAGGAGCGTTACGACCCGGACAGGCTCTTCACCTTCCCGCAGGCGATCTGA
- a CDS encoding phosphatase PAP2 family protein, whose product MAGLDTSGSNPDVGLLYDINGLADAAPAWVDRVMEYVGEYGLILASVLVVLWCWWSTRRKATLEEAASSVAAVVWAPLAAGVAVLVNIPIRGFVERPRPFKEHQGLALLIDGKNDYSFVSDHATLAMAMGVGLFVVNRKFGLIGIVLALLEGFCRIFMGVHYPTDVIGGFALGTAVALLLSPIAMGLLTPLLRAIGRTSLVGRLVWTGGRGKTVAAGPVGLRGGLPEGRDGDRDLAA is encoded by the coding sequence ATGGCTGGACTCGATACATCCGGGTCGAACCCCGACGTCGGCCTGCTCTACGACATCAACGGCCTGGCCGACGCGGCCCCGGCCTGGGTCGACCGCGTCATGGAGTACGTCGGTGAGTACGGTCTGATCCTTGCCTCCGTGCTGGTCGTGCTCTGGTGCTGGTGGAGCACGCGGCGCAAGGCCACCCTCGAAGAGGCCGCCTCATCCGTGGCCGCCGTCGTCTGGGCGCCGCTCGCCGCGGGAGTGGCCGTTCTCGTCAACATCCCGATCCGCGGGTTCGTGGAACGGCCTCGGCCGTTCAAGGAACACCAAGGGCTCGCGCTCCTCATCGACGGCAAGAACGATTATTCGTTCGTCAGCGACCACGCCACCCTCGCCATGGCCATGGGCGTCGGACTCTTCGTGGTCAACCGGAAGTTCGGTCTGATCGGCATTGTTCTCGCGCTGCTCGAAGGTTTCTGCCGGATCTTCATGGGTGTGCACTATCCGACCGATGTGATCGGCGGCTTCGCCCTTGGTACGGCTGTGGCGCTGCTGCTCTCGCCCATCGCCATGGGGTTGCTCACCCCGCTGCTGCGGGCGATCGGCCGCACCTCCCTGGTGGGCCGGCTGGTGTGGACCGGTGGCCGCGGCAAGACCGTCGCCGCCGGGCCTGTGGGACTTCGGGGCGGGCTGCCCGAGGGGCGTGACGGGGACAGGGACCTGGCCGCCTGA